In one window of Dyella thiooxydans DNA:
- a CDS encoding sensor domain-containing protein, with translation MTANRHGPLAAGHDDRSGSAVSAEGHAEHLLSQLPGLVAWLDRDLCVGYLNDKYRTWTGGDPAAMLGRPIGAWLGAAGGEAIRPALESALQGEAVDFDGHLFDDPARRYVHASLRPDRDADGTVRGVIALLTDTTDRHALEQRLRESEQRFFGAFQHAAIGMALVHPDGRFLRVNTAVCQMFQYTEEEFLQLDIASVTHPDDMSDDDELRDELLAGRRDSYQMEKRNIRKDGQVVYLQLSVSVVRDAAGAPLYFVSQAQDISARKRFEDELFRERELAEVTLSSIGDGVITTDLQLRITSLNPIAAAMTGWPRTQALGRPLEDVFQLQGDAEGETVANPLREALARNAIVDLAGKAVLRHRNGFVTPVEDSAAPIHDHAGNVIGGVLVFHDISETRSLALKMMHLSQHDPLTGLPNRQLLHARIEQAIANAERRRQRGAVLHLDVDQFKRINETWGHDAGDRVLQALAGRLRALLGNDEVLSRLSGDEFVVLLPQIEAPADAASMAERLLEACGELRAEGLATLELRASIGVTLFPDDGTDAELLLHNADSAMYETKVGGRHGYRFYTPSMRERDSARRRIEDGLHTALARDQLRLLYQPKVDAVDGRIVGAEALLRWSKEDGGWWLPDEFIPIAEDSGLIVPIGAWVLRQACRQARAWQREGHGIPVSVNVSPVQLDDPGFLAHLDAALVESGLDPHLLELELTERVVVSGSQATGALLRAIRRLGVRISLDDFGTGYCSLSYLKHFPVDVLKIDRAFVHDIIQDSETAAITTGIIAMARSLHKDVVAEGVETLAQSEFLRDAGCPVLQGYLYGAPMDATLLEARLREQPPGQRASSGDT, from the coding sequence GTGACAGCCAACCGCCACGGTCCATTGGCCGCCGGTCACGACGACCGGTCCGGCAGTGCTGTCTCCGCGGAGGGCCACGCGGAACACCTGTTGTCGCAGCTGCCGGGACTGGTCGCCTGGCTCGACCGCGATCTGTGCGTGGGTTATCTCAACGACAAGTACCGCACCTGGACCGGTGGCGATCCGGCCGCGATGCTCGGCCGGCCGATCGGGGCCTGGCTCGGCGCCGCCGGCGGCGAGGCGATCCGCCCGGCCCTGGAATCGGCGCTGCAGGGCGAGGCGGTCGACTTCGACGGCCATCTGTTCGACGACCCGGCCCGTCGCTACGTGCACGCCAGCCTGCGACCGGACCGCGACGCCGACGGTACGGTGCGCGGCGTGATCGCACTGCTCACCGACACCACCGACCGGCATGCGCTGGAACAGCGCCTGCGCGAGAGCGAGCAGCGCTTCTTCGGCGCGTTCCAGCATGCGGCCATCGGCATGGCGCTGGTGCACCCGGACGGGCGATTCCTGCGCGTGAACACCGCGGTCTGCCAGATGTTCCAGTACACCGAGGAGGAATTCCTGCAGCTGGACATCGCCTCGGTCACCCATCCCGACGACATGTCCGACGACGACGAGCTGCGCGACGAGCTGCTCGCCGGCAGGCGCGACTCGTACCAGATGGAGAAGCGCAACATCCGCAAGGACGGCCAGGTGGTCTACCTGCAGCTCAGCGTGTCGGTGGTGCGCGACGCCGCCGGTGCGCCGCTGTATTTCGTCTCCCAGGCGCAGGACATCAGCGCGCGCAAACGCTTCGAGGACGAGCTGTTCCGCGAGCGTGAGCTGGCCGAGGTCACGCTGAGCTCGATCGGCGACGGCGTGATCACCACCGACCTGCAGCTGCGCATCACCTCGCTCAACCCGATCGCCGCGGCGATGACTGGCTGGCCCCGCACCCAGGCGCTAGGGCGACCGCTGGAGGACGTCTTCCAGCTGCAGGGCGATGCCGAAGGCGAGACCGTGGCCAATCCCCTGCGCGAGGCGCTGGCGCGCAACGCCATCGTCGATCTCGCCGGCAAGGCGGTGCTGCGCCATCGCAACGGCTTCGTCACGCCGGTGGAGGATTCGGCCGCGCCGATCCACGACCACGCCGGCAACGTGATCGGCGGCGTGCTGGTGTTCCACGACATCAGCGAGACGCGCTCGCTGGCGCTGAAGATGATGCACCTGAGCCAGCACGATCCGCTCACCGGCCTGCCGAACCGGCAGCTGCTGCATGCCCGCATCGAGCAGGCGATCGCCAATGCGGAGCGGCGACGCCAGCGCGGGGCCGTGCTGCACCTGGACGTGGACCAGTTCAAGCGGATCAACGAAACCTGGGGCCATGACGCCGGCGACCGCGTGCTGCAGGCACTGGCCGGCCGCCTGCGGGCGCTGCTCGGCAACGACGAGGTGCTGAGCCGACTCAGTGGCGACGAGTTCGTGGTGCTGCTGCCGCAGATCGAGGCACCCGCCGATGCGGCGAGCATGGCCGAGCGCCTGCTCGAGGCATGCGGCGAGCTGCGGGCGGAGGGGCTGGCCACGCTGGAACTGCGCGCCAGCATCGGCGTCACCCTGTTCCCCGACGATGGCACCGACGCGGAGCTGCTGCTGCACAACGCCGACAGCGCGATGTACGAAACCAAGGTCGGCGGGCGCCACGGCTACCGGTTCTACACGCCGTCGATGCGCGAGCGCGACAGCGCGCGCCGGCGCATCGAGGACGGCCTGCACACCGCCCTGGCACGCGACCAGCTGCGCCTGCTGTACCAGCCCAAGGTCGACGCCGTGGACGGCCGCATCGTCGGCGCCGAGGCGCTGCTGCGCTGGTCCAAGGAGGACGGCGGCTGGTGGCTGCCGGACGAATTCATCCCGATCGCCGAGGACAGCGGACTGATCGTGCCGATCGGCGCCTGGGTGCTGCGCCAGGCCTGTCGGCAGGCCAGGGCCTGGCAACGCGAAGGCCACGGCATACCGGTCTCGGTGAACGTGTCGCCGGTGCAGCTCGACGATCCGGGGTTCCTCGCTCATCTCGATGCCGCGCTGGTGGAGTCCGGCCTCGATCCGCACCTGCTCGAGCTGGAGCTGACCGAGCGCGTGGTGGTCTCCGGGAGCCAGGCCACCGGCGCCCTGCTGCGGGCGATCCGCCGCCTGGGCGTGCGCATCTCGCTGGACGATTTCGGTACCGGCTACTGCAGCCTGTCCTACCTCAAGCACTTCCCGGTGGACGTGCTGAAGATCGACCGCGCCTTCGTGCACGACATCATCCAGGACAGCGAGACGGCAGCGATCACCACCGGCATCATCGCGATGGCGCGCAGCCTGCACAAAGACGTGGTGGCCGAAGGCGTGGAGACGCTGGCGCAGAGCGAGTTCCTGCGCGACGCAGGCTGTCCGGTGCTGCAGGGTTACCTCTACGGCGCCCCGATGGATGCCACCTTGCTGGAAGCGCGGCTGCGCGAGCAGCCCCCCGGTCAGCGCGCGTCCAGCGGCGACACCTAG
- a CDS encoding acetyl-CoA C-acetyltransferase yields MDNSQRRVGVIGGVRIPFCRNNTAYAEVGNFGMSVKVLGALVERFGLHGVELGEVALGSVIRLSSEWNLAREAVLSSGLAPTTPAITTARACGTSLDNAIIVANKIAAGQIEAGIAAGSDTTSDVPIVYGERLRKRLLAVNRAKTPLDKLKTAFRGFSFGELKPAFPGVAEPRTGMSMGDHCEKMAREWHIARQAQDELALESHRKLAAAYDAGFFDDLIVPFRGLKRDGFLRPDSTLEKLAALKPAFDKSSGHGTLTAGNSTGLSDGAAAVLLGTEAWASEHGLTVQAWLRDAEVAAVDFVRGEGLLMAPTIAVPRMLARHGLTLQDFDYYEIHEAFAAQVLCTLRAWESADYCKQRLGLDAPLGSIDPARLNVHGSSLATGHPFAATGARIIATLAKLLEQKGSGRGLISICTAGGMGVTAILER; encoded by the coding sequence ATGGACAACTCGCAGCGGCGCGTCGGCGTGATCGGTGGCGTGCGGATTCCCTTCTGCCGCAACAACACGGCGTATGCCGAGGTCGGCAATTTCGGCATGTCGGTGAAGGTGCTGGGGGCCCTGGTCGAGCGCTTCGGACTGCACGGCGTGGAACTGGGCGAGGTCGCACTGGGCTCGGTGATCCGGCTGTCCTCGGAGTGGAACCTGGCGCGCGAGGCGGTGCTGTCTTCCGGCCTGGCGCCGACCACGCCGGCGATCACCACCGCGCGCGCCTGCGGCACTTCGCTGGACAACGCGATCATCGTCGCCAACAAGATCGCCGCCGGGCAGATCGAGGCGGGCATCGCCGCCGGCTCGGATACCACCAGCGACGTGCCGATCGTCTATGGCGAGCGCCTGCGCAAGCGGCTGCTGGCGGTCAACCGTGCCAAGACCCCGCTGGACAAGCTCAAGACCGCGTTCCGCGGCTTCTCCTTCGGCGAACTCAAGCCGGCATTCCCGGGCGTGGCCGAACCGCGCACCGGCATGTCGATGGGTGACCACTGCGAGAAGATGGCGCGCGAGTGGCACATCGCGCGCCAGGCCCAGGACGAGCTGGCGCTGGAAAGCCACCGCAAGCTCGCCGCCGCCTACGACGCGGGCTTCTTCGACGACCTGATCGTGCCGTTCCGCGGCCTCAAGCGCGACGGCTTCCTGCGTCCGGATTCCACACTGGAGAAGCTCGCCGCGCTGAAGCCGGCGTTCGACAAGAGCTCCGGCCACGGCACGCTCACCGCCGGCAACTCCACCGGCCTGTCCGACGGCGCCGCGGCGGTGCTGCTGGGTACCGAGGCATGGGCCAGCGAGCATGGGTTGACCGTGCAGGCGTGGCTGCGCGACGCCGAGGTGGCTGCGGTGGATTTCGTCCGTGGCGAGGGCCTGCTGATGGCGCCGACGATCGCCGTGCCGCGGATGCTGGCGCGTCATGGACTCACGCTGCAGGACTTCGACTACTACGAGATCCACGAGGCGTTCGCCGCGCAGGTGCTGTGCACGCTGCGCGCGTGGGAGAGCGCCGACTACTGCAAGCAGCGCCTCGGCCTGGATGCGCCGCTGGGCAGCATCGATCCGGCAAGGCTGAACGTGCACGGCTCGAGCCTGGCCACCGGCCACCCGTTTGCCGCCACCGGCGCGCGGATCATCGCCACGCTGGCCAAGCTGCTGGAGCAGAAGGGATCGGGCCGCGGCCTGATCTCGATCTGCACCGCCGGCGGCATGGGCGTGACGGCGATCCTCGAGCGCTGA
- a CDS encoding energy transducer TonB family protein, which produces MRITPRLRVTSLLSLLALLVGVLGTQWLSGRTAGWVGPHHPVIAEHTAPPALRYRADRERHASPRVASMHAAGPAAAPVPPSPELVPVSMPSLSARYAGLAGHLAGDVVLHIQVDGAGRVLDAQVARSSGDAVLDAHARAMVTQWRFAVPPDHPDGLSGELPMHFGTAPAAR; this is translated from the coding sequence GTGAGAATCACCCCGCGCCTGCGCGTGACCTCGCTGCTCAGCCTGCTGGCGCTGCTGGTGGGCGTGCTCGGCACGCAATGGTTGTCCGGGCGAACCGCCGGCTGGGTCGGCCCGCACCATCCGGTCATCGCCGAGCACACCGCGCCGCCCGCCCTCCGCTATCGCGCCGACCGCGAGCGCCACGCATCGCCGCGCGTCGCCTCCATGCATGCGGCCGGCCCGGCTGCGGCGCCCGTGCCGCCGTCGCCGGAACTGGTGCCGGTCAGCATGCCGTCGCTGTCGGCCCGCTATGCCGGCCTGGCCGGGCACCTGGCCGGCGACGTGGTGCTGCATATCCAGGTGGACGGCGCCGGACGCGTACTCGATGCCCAGGTCGCCCGATCCAGCGGCGACGCGGTGCTGGATGCGCATGCGCGGGCGATGGTGACGCAATGGCGATTCGCCGTGCCGCCAGATCATCCCGACGGCCTCAGCGGCGAGCTGCCGATGCACTTCGGCACGGCGCCCGCCGCCCGTTGA